The DNA region GAACTCCCGTTCACCCTTCGACGAGCTCAGGGTGAGCGGGGGAAACCCGATGAAATCAATTTCACCAGCGCTCACCCTTCGACGAGCCTGGCGCGGGCTGGCGCCCGCAACCCAAAGCGAACAACCAGCCCGTTCGCCCCGAGTAGGAGCCCTTCTCCCGGGCTCCGTATCGAGGGGCGCGCCCCTGCCGAGCCTGTCCCTCGATACGCGCCAGAAGAAGGCGCTACTCGGGACGAACGGGAAGGCACTGCCGCTCCATGGCCTGAAGATTTCTTCGCGCCGTGCGCAGACTTCCGGCGATAGTAGTTCAGGGTGAGCGGGGGAAACCCGATGAAATCAATTCCACCACCGCTCAGGCTGAGCTTGTCGAAGCCGGGTTTGGCCGTTTATCGACAGACTCGGAAGCCGCCATCCAGATGCAAAGAAACGAGGAATTGGGACGGGATTCCGGCTTTCGCCGGAATGACAGAATACGTCACGGTAATTGCGGCGGGCAGTACTGAGCAAACCGATTCGAGGATAATGGGCACGGCGTATTGCCCCCGACGTCGCGTCGGGGGTGCGGCGCCGTCACTAGCGCAAGGAGGTCAAGATCATGCGTCAGAACGCCATCGTCGCCGGGGTCGGCATGACCCGCTTCGGCAAGTTTCTGGAAACCGGCCTCAAGGCCATCGGTGCGGAGGCGGTGCAGGCCGCCGTCGCCGACGCCGGTATCGCACTGGGCGACATCGAGGCGGCGTACGTCGGTAACGCCGCGGCCGGGCTGGTCACCGGACAGGAGTGCATCCGCGGTCAGGTGATCCTGCGCTCGGTCGGTCTGGGCCGCATCCCGGTGGTCAATGTCGAGAACGCCTGCGCCAGCGGCTCGACGGCGTTCCACCAGGCGGCCGCCATGGTAACTGCCGGTGCCTACGACGTCGTGCTCGTTCTCGGCGTCGAGAAGCTTTACAGCGAAGACCGCAAGAAGAGCTTCAGCGCCTTCTCGGGCGCGGTCGACGTCGAGTTCATGCAGGCGATCATGGCGAGCCTGCAGGCGAGTGCCGCCAAAGACGGCGCCAGCACAGGAGCTTCCGGCGCCGGCGAGAAGCGGTCGATGTTCATGGACATCTACGCCGCGGTGGCGCGCATGCACATGGAACGTTACGGCACCACGGTCGAGCAGTTCGCGATGGTGTCCGCGAAAAACTCTTTCCACGGCCATCTCAATCCGCGGGCGCAGTTCCGCGAGGAACTGACCGTGGAGCAGGTGCTGGCGGCGCCGATGATTGCCGAGCCGCTGACCCGGCCGATGTGCTCGCCGATCGGCGACGGGGCGGCGGCGGTTGTCCTCGTCAGTGAAGCCAGGGCCAGGGCGCTCGGGATCGCGAAGCCGGTACGCGTGGTGTCGACCGTGCTGCGTTCGGGCTGGGACCACGACCCGAGCGAGGACGGCGCCGGTGAGGTGTGCGCGCGCGAGGCCTACGAGGAT from Candidatus Binatia bacterium includes:
- a CDS encoding thiolase family protein; the protein is MRQNAIVAGVGMTRFGKFLETGLKAIGAEAVQAAVADAGIALGDIEAAYVGNAAAGLVTGQECIRGQVILRSVGLGRIPVVNVENACASGSTAFHQAAAMVTAGAYDVVLVLGVEKLYSEDRKKSFSAFSGAVDVEFMQAIMASLQASAAKDGASTGASGAGEKRSMFMDIYAAVARMHMERYGTTVEQFAMVSAKNSFHGHLNPRAQFREELTVEQVLAAPMIAEPLTRPMCSPIGDGAAAVVLVSEARARALGIAKPVRVVSTVLRSGWDHDPSEDGAGEVCAREAYEDAGVGPGDLSLVELHDASAPGEVLAYEYLGLCPKGAGGRLVADGVTRLGGRQPVNTSGGLLRKGHPVGATGAAQIVELTEQLQGRAGARQVSGARIGLAQNGGGNIGIDVAAMCVSILKI